The segment AAAATATTGACAAATCGCAAAAAAGCGAATTTGATAAAATAAAAACCTCTCTAAGGAGGAATAATAGATGGCAGATTATTTAGTAATTGTAGAATCACCCGCAAAGGCAAAAACAATTGAACGATATTTAGGAAAAAAATACAAGGTGAAAGCATCGATAGGACATGTGCGTGATTTACCACGAAGTCAAATGGGGATTGATACAGAAAATGAGTATGAACCAAAGTATATTACCATTCGTGGAAAAGGTCCTGTTTTGCAAGAGTTAAAAACGGCAGCTAAAAAAGTGAAAAAAATCTATCTCGCAGCCGATCCAGATCGCGAAGGTGAAGCGATTGCTTGGCACTTGGCGAATGCATTAAAAGTTGATATTGATTCAGATTGCCGCGTTGTATTCAATGAAATTACGAAGGATGCGATTTTAGAAAGCTTTAAGCATCCACGTCCGATTAATATGGATTTAGTTGATGCACAGCAAGCGCGTCGAATTTTAGACCGACTTGTAGGCTATAATATTAGTCCTATTTTATGGAAAAAAGTGAAAAAAGGGCTTTCTGCAGGACGAGTTCAGTCCGTATCGCTCCGTTTAATTATTGATCGCGAAAATGAGATTAAAAATTTCATACCTGAAGAATACTGGACGGTTGAAGGTTCATTTGAAAAAGGTAAAAAGCAATTTGATGCACTTTACTACGGTGATGGCGAAGGGAAAATCAAATTAACGAATGAAGCACAAGTACAAGCAATCTTAAAAAATATTAAAGGCGATTCTTTTGAAGTGAAGAATGTTGTGAAAAAAGAACGAAGACGTAATGCAGCTCCTGCGTTTACAACTTCTTCTTTACAGCAAGAAGCCGCGCGTAAATTGAATTTCCGTGCGAAAAAAACGATGATGCTTGCACAGCAACTTTATGAAGGAATTGAAATGAGTAAAAAAGAAGGCGCTGTAGGTTTAATTACGTATATGCGTACAGATTCTACGCGTGTTTCCGATACAGCAAGAGCAGAGGCGATTTCTTATATTGATGGAAAATATGGCGAAGCATTTGTTGCGCAAGAAATAAAGCAACCGAAAAAGAAAACTAACGCGCAAGATGCCCACGAGGCAATTCGTCCGAC is part of the Solibacillus sp. FSL K6-1523 genome and harbors:
- the topA gene encoding type I DNA topoisomerase, with the protein product MADYLVIVESPAKAKTIERYLGKKYKVKASIGHVRDLPRSQMGIDTENEYEPKYITIRGKGPVLQELKTAAKKVKKIYLAADPDREGEAIAWHLANALKVDIDSDCRVVFNEITKDAILESFKHPRPINMDLVDAQQARRILDRLVGYNISPILWKKVKKGLSAGRVQSVSLRLIIDRENEIKNFIPEEYWTVEGSFEKGKKQFDALYYGDGEGKIKLTNEAQVQAILKNIKGDSFEVKNVVKKERRRNAAPAFTTSSLQQEAARKLNFRAKKTMMLAQQLYEGIEMSKKEGAVGLITYMRTDSTRVSDTARAEAISYIDGKYGEAFVAQEIKQPKKKTNAQDAHEAIRPTSAMRTPEELKAILSRDQLRLYRLIWERFIASQMAPAVLDTVTVDLQNADVLFRANGSQVKFPGFMKLYIEGTDDQAEETTKLLPEMAIGDQVKSLEIEPKQHFTQPPPRYSEARLVKALEELGIGRPSTYAPTLDTIQKRGYVQLDAKRFVPTELGEIVHQATFEFFPEIINIEFTAQMEQNLDGIEEGITKWVKVIDDFYKDFEPRVKYADEAMEKIEIKDEPAGEDCEKCGAAMVYKLGRYGKFMACSNFPDCRNTKAIVKLIDVKCPTCKEGEVVERKSKTKRVFYGCNRYPECEFVSWDKPISRPCPKCSASLVEKKLKKGVQIQCTNSECDYEETPSQ